Part of the Paenibacillus kyungheensis genome, TATATAAGTATCCAGTTGCTGGCCACTTTGATATCAAGCATATGCAGAATATTCATCATTATTTGTTTAGAGATATATATTCATTTGCTGGCAAATTTAGAACAGAGGATATCTCTAAAGATGGATTCGTTTTTGCACTTTCACAATATATTCCTGAACAAATCGAACAATTATTTCAACAATTGAAAGAAGAACAATATTTAATAGATAAATCAGTAGATTTTTTCGTTATTCGAGCTGCTCATTATATGGCTGAAATCAATGTTATTCATCCATTTAGAGAAGGAAATGGACGGATGCAACGAGAGTTTATTCGTTGTTTGGCTCGTTACAATGGTTATATATTGGACTGGAATCGTACTGATCCACAACAGTTACTACATGCATCTATTAGTTCCGTTATTGATATTAGTGAGCTTAGTAATCACATACATAATTGTCTGGAAAATAAAGAACATGATTTTACTATAGCTAACGAATATAAATCTCATATGTAGCAATAAACTTTAAATAAACATTCGACAGACTAATCACTAGTTTGTCGAATGTTTGTTTTTATATTCTACTACATTACCTTACACCCGCGTCACAACCTGATCCACCAACCCATAAGCAACCGCTTCCTCAGCCGTTAAAAAATAATCCCGATCAGAATCTTGCGCTACTTTTTCCAAAGGCTGACCGGTACGATCAGCAATAATTTCGTTCAATTTGGCTCGACTACGAAGCAAGCGATCGGCATACAGAATCACGTCGGAAGCCTGACCTTTGGCGCCACCGAGTGGTTGATGAATCATAATTTCACTATTGGGCAAAGCCATCCGTTTACCGATCGTGCCACCGACTAACAAAATCGCCCCAAAGCTTGCCGCCATCCCTGTACAGATTGTTGATACATCAGGCTTAATAAATTGCATCGTATCATAGATCGCAAACCCAGCAGACACCGAACCACCGGGACAATTAATATACATTTGGATATCTTTTTGCTCATCTTCGGCAGCCAGGTGAAGCAGTTGGGCGACAATCACATTTGCCATCTGATCTTCCACTTCACCGGAGACCATAATAATACGATCTTTCAATAATCTAGAATAAATATCGTAACTGCGCTCTCCGCGATCCGTCTGTTCCACGACATAAGGGATTGTTGTCATATCAAGCACTCCTTGTTAAGCAGCCTTACCTATCTGTGAGGAGGATAACTGATAAGACTTCTTGTGATATAGCGCAAAGGAATGCACAGCGTTAGAGCCGACAGGTATGAAGCTGTAACTAGAATGCTCCGTCTGAGAAGGTAACAAGTTAATTGCAACAGCATGAACATCTTGCGTCGCTTTGTTCATTCGCATCAAAGTTAACTGCACGATTTGATCTGCATCACCTGTATAGAGAGCATGCACATAATGATGCAAGACCATTAATATCTCTGCATCTTCAGCTAACTGAATAGATTCATCGTTACAATCACTGTTTTTGGCAAGTATTGTCCTTGCTCGATAGAGAGCAGCTTTTACCGCTCCTTCGGTCGTCTCTAACCGCTGTGCTGTCTCTGCCGCTGAATAGCCAAATAAATCACGCAACATAAATACCGCTTGTTGCCAGGGGGATAGTAGATCCATTAATTGCTGTACAGCCAGTTCAATATCTTGTGGACATTGTTGTGCTGGCGAATCGTTCAAGAGTAATGGATACTGTTCGATATAATTATTGAAATAATGTCTTCTGCGCATTGTATCAATCCAAGTATTGCGAGCTGTTCGAATCGTATATGCTTCTTGCTCTGAAATAGGTAAGCCTTTTTGCCGGGCAGATAGTATTTTGAGAAAAGTATCTTGCATAAGATCTTCGGCATCTGCAACATGTCCAGTCAATGACAGACAGTACTTATATAAAGACAGCATTTGTTCTTTACTATACTCATTGATTGGGTTGATAGGCTTTGCCGGACAGTCTATCTGTGGTTGAATGTGTAAAAGTGTCATGAGTGGGGCGCCCCCTTTATGATCGGAAATCATTTTGCTACAACGTTGTATATCTTGTAAACGAATAAGGTGATTCAAAAGATACGCAAACCGTCTAACCATAATAAAGAATACGAATGAATTTGAATAAGATCATACAAGAACTTGGTATTTTTTTAAAGGTTACCTCTAACGATTTATACTAAACCTATGCTAGTATAGTATGTAATACATAAGTGCGAAATGGGCGGCTATCGAGCGAATAGGAGTGAAAGTAGATGACACCAAGGAAGATACATATTATTGGCGCCCATGCAAGCGGAAAAACCCATCTGGCACGTCGATTGTCTCGCAGATTGGGTATTCCTCATTATGCACTG contains:
- a CDS encoding Fic/DOC family protein, with the protein product MSRYNHQQSSYCYPGTDILKNKENIRDVNTLERYERMMSSLRNAELYKYPVAGHFDIKHMQNIHHYLFRDIYSFAGKFRTEDISKDGFVFALSQYIPEQIEQLFQQLKEEQYLIDKSVDFFVIRAAHYMAEINVIHPFREGNGRMQREFIRCLARYNGYILDWNRTDPQQLLHASISSVIDISELSNHIHNCLENKEHDFTIANEYKSHM
- the clpP gene encoding ATP-dependent Clp endopeptidase proteolytic subunit ClpP, with the protein product MTTIPYVVEQTDRGERSYDIYSRLLKDRIIMVSGEVEDQMANVIVAQLLHLAAEDEQKDIQMYINCPGGSVSAGFAIYDTMQFIKPDVSTICTGMAASFGAILLVGGTIGKRMALPNSEIMIHQPLGGAKGQASDVILYADRLLRSRAKLNEIIADRTGQPLEKVAQDSDRDYFLTAEEAVAYGLVDQVVTRV
- a CDS encoding RNA polymerase sigma factor; the encoded protein is MTLLHIQPQIDCPAKPINPINEYSKEQMLSLYKYCLSLTGHVADAEDLMQDTFLKILSARQKGLPISEQEAYTIRTARNTWIDTMRRRHYFNNYIEQYPLLLNDSPAQQCPQDIELAVQQLMDLLSPWQQAVFMLRDLFGYSAAETAQRLETTEGAVKAALYRARTILAKNSDCNDESIQLAEDAEILMVLHHYVHALYTGDADQIVQLTLMRMNKATQDVHAVAINLLPSQTEHSSYSFIPVGSNAVHSFALYHKKSYQLSSSQIGKAA